One Ctenopharyngodon idella isolate HZGC_01 chromosome 3, HZGC01, whole genome shotgun sequence genomic window, TGATTTACAAGAACGAGGGACAGATAAAAGTAACTGATCACATGACCTTCATGACCTAACAGCTGTGTATGGCTTAATAAGATCAGAAATATAATCCGGGGCCAATGTCAATGCCTTGTATGAGAAAAGAAGGATCTTTAAGTCGACTCCAAATTTTATGGGGAGCCGATGCAATGAGGCAAAGACAGGGTAGGTATGATCCCTTTTCCTAGTTCCTGTCAACTATCCTGCTATTCTGAACCATCTGTAACCGAGACAGTAGAGTTACAGTCGTCTAATCGAGAATAAATTAGTGGATGGATCACAATTTCAAGGTCTTTACTAGAAAGAGTTTCAATTTTGAAGTGAAGTGGCGTGAAGTGACAAGGAGCCATGTATGATGTCCCGTATTCAAAATTTGTAATCTGCATTTATCCCATCcaagtgaacacacacacccggagtGGGTGGGCAGACAATTTTTGCTGTGGTGCCGGGGAGCAGTTTGTGTTTGGGTCTCACCTCAGTCGTGGTATTGAGGGTGGAAGAAAGCGCTGTCCATTCACTCCCTCCACGACAATTCCTGacggtactgagactcgaacccgcaacctttgggttacaaaTCCAACtgtctaaccattaggccataaCTGCCTCTGGTTTGGTTCAGCTGAGCAGGTTTGGTTTAGTCTGGTTTAGTCCGGTTTAGTCTGGTTTTGGTTTCTGGCATGTCTGGTTTGGTCTGGTCTTGGTCTCTGGCATGTCTGATTTAGTCTGGTTTGGTCTGGTTTTGGTGTCTGGCAGGTCTGGTTTTGCTCTCTGGCAGGTCTGGTTTAGTCTGGTTTAGCCTGGTTTTGGTCTCAGGCAGATCTGGTTTAGTCTGGTTTTGGTCTCTGTCAGGTCTGGTTTGATCTGGTTTGGGTCTCTGGCAGGTCTGGTTTATTCTGGTTTTGGTCTCTGGTAGGTCTGGTTTAGTCTGGTTTAGTCTGGTTTTGGTGTCTGGCAGGTCTTGTTTTACCTGGTTTTGGTCTCTGGCAGGTCTGGTTtagtcagtgtgtgtttgtagttACAGTACAGTGCGTCACCGTTTCTCTTTCAGGTCTCTGTTAAAGCTCAGAGATTGTTTGGCGCTAGTTTAGAGCAGATTAGCCCAGATTATTAACCCAGATGATGAGCCGCATCTTCAGACAACGTGTTTGTCTCTGAAACCAATGAAAACTGCTCACAGTCACATTATATAACACACTTCATGACCGTCTGCATTCGACACATGAATCTGCACTACATGATGATTTCACAGTGACTGGAGCTCTACTGCATTAAATCATCTGTCATATAGAGTAAGAAGTGCAAATGCTGTTAATCTCAAACTTATATTCATAATCTCAATCTCTTCTGAAATGTACAACTGTGAAATACAATCCCCAAACTGTGTGAATCAGTGTACAGTGCTGCGGTCACAAACTCAAATTATAGACATCAGTTCACATTTTCTACATGCATTCATTTTAACTGGTAAAAAGGaacattttatttgacagtaattacattatatatataaaatgggcTGACAATTAAACAACACAACAGACTGTAATTTTCAACTACAGTAGAAGTCAGAGAAGcaaataattgaaattaaagtCATACTCTATATTTCTTAACATCATCCCTGAAATGACTGCAATATTAAATTTGTATTGATTCTTTGACAAACGTCTATTTTTCACCCAAGACAACCAATCATTTCTTCATTTATGCTTTATGAGAATTATCATGTTTAAAACAAAACCATCTACTATCTAAATCTCTtatttacttttgaatgttcaggTGTGTGTCCAAGCATCAGACTGCCAGTCAAACATTATTATTTGTCCATTTcatgagtttgtgtgtgtgaagtgaaCTGCTGCACCTTCTCACATGTTCGAGAAACGAGACCATAACCCAGAGATTAAAGTGTCAtgaccgcacacacacacacacacctaatgAAGAAGTCTAAAGAGCATTAAGTCCATTAGTGTTTCCCTATCGGGAGACGGCCAGCGGAGGGCGGAGCTGCTCTCTGACCTTCAGTGAGACTATAAGAGAGCGGAGAGACAGACAGCCATCActccacacacacagagacggagagagagagagagacacacacacgcgcCGCTCACGGACAGCAGACGCAGGTAAAGACGTTTCACTCCTAACTCTAGAGAATAACTCAGATCTCTGTTCTGATCTACTACCTCTGTGTATttgatttttgtattatttaggTTTGTTTATTAAGGTTTCTATTCTACACTCTGATGCTTAAAGCGGAAAAACTGACATGCTGTATTGTATGAAATATTACGATCATTGTATCTGACAGAACGACAGAGAGACAAGCATCTCACATGTGTTATCTCTGCTACTATATGATCAGTCAGATGAAGGAAATCTCATAAGTCTGTTATGTTAATGAGATTAACGGTCTTAACAAGGCAAAGAATCTGATGTGGATTATTGTGAGATGATAATCTGATGGAGCTCACAATCAACCTGAAGGGctttattttgtgattatgactGGCTGTATTTATTACGTGAGAAGAAACACACACTCAACTGCGATCAGTCCGAGAGGACGAGCGATAATGGAAGGAGAGAAGTCTCTGAATGGAGAGGAAGGCAGTGATCCTTTAATCCCAGATGAGTGTGAAcggcagggttgccaggtttccacaacaaaacccggccaattgctactcaaaactagcccaatcgcatttcagaGGGGGGTCCCACagtaaaaaaatccatatttttgGCGGGGcttccctggtaaaattcgcattccaagGGCTAAATACCCACGGGTGTAAAAAATGCCCAATTCTGCTGGAAAACCGTGGACATGTCAACACTGGTAAGCGGCTGGGATGATGAGTGTGGCTCTGTGTTTCAGACATGAACGCCGCTCCTCCAGCGGGAAGCGCTCTGGCCACGCCCGCCAGCACCACCGGCCCCACCACACCCAAGAAAGGGCCACCCAAGTTCAAGCAGAGACAGACACGCACCTTCAAGAGCAAGGCCCCCAAACCCGGGCAGAAAGGGTAcagacatgcacacactcacacacacacacatgcacatacactCACAGAAGTGTAGAGTCATTGACCGCTCTCGCTCTCATCTGCAGGTTCGGCGATGATATTCCTGGTATGGAGGGTCTCGGCACAGGTGAGTCCCAGTATATGAACATTAAAGAGTATATCATGTTTTTCTTTGTCCTGTTAACACCTGCGTTTCGTCCCATGACAGATATCACCGTTGTGTGCCCATGGGAGGCGTTCGGAGACATGGAGCTCAGCGATCTGGCCAAATACGGCATTATCTAAACCCCGCCTCCTCCACATCACCGCCTTTGACCCCGCCCCCATCGCCCTTTTGTTTGATGTTGTCGTGTGGTTATGACGTGTGATGGTAAAGGACTGATTCAACACAAGGACTTTGTCATTATTGATATGATTgctattattatgattattattattatataatattttatattttgtataagtTGCGATAAGACGACAACCTATCCCCTCCCCCACACCCCTGTTGTCAATCGACACCCCTAGCCGTGACTCCGCCCTCACAGATcacaaaaggcatttttcctgtAACAGCGACGACATCACTTCCTCTCGTAGAGCCCGTCccataaacacatttatattacTAAATGTGTCACTTGTGATTGCTGGAGTAGAAATCCAATTAAAGTTTCTATTTTCAGTAAGTCTGTTGAATTCATTGCAGCAGAATAAAATCAGATGATGAATATGATCATGAAAACACACTCAGATTCATGTGATTAGCATATCTGCGTGAGTGATTGTGATGAACGGTGTGTGTCAGGAAGAGCAGAAACTCCTCCCATCCACCACACCTGAGAGACACAGAACGTGTGTGAGTCTGGGATGGACGGAGCAACGGGCGGCAGGTACGACTCTTTCATCTCTTAATTCTATGAATCTGACAGACagataatgaatgaatgaaagcaGGTCACAATATTCATGACTGTGAGCGATACATCATGttgcactgtgtgtgtgagtgtgtgatagACATCCAAAACTCTTTTCTGCATCGTTGCTCAAGTGTTTCCTTCAATCAGATGATCAGatttcatcatgttcatgtaaAGAGTCATTGGATGCTCGTTTCATTCAAGACACACAAACGTCAGATGCGTCATTTCTGAACATTTATAAACTGTTTATAACTGCAAAAGCAAAGGAGAAGCGACATGTGAAAGAGTGAAAATGATCACTAGCACTGTATGAAGCAGGAAAGACCTTTGTTAAGCCAGAAGATAACATCTCTGATAGCAGAGTCACAACTGCGCTTTTGTCCTGGAGAGGAAGAACAGCACATCCGTCAGCTTCAGTGCTCCACAGGTGTGATCCTCAACCTTTACAGTCCTGCCGGAGCACACAAACTACATGTGTTCAGTTTAGTTAGGATAAAGGTCATAAATACAAGTGAAGTAAAAGATAAGGAAAATAAGAGAAAGGATAAAATGAAAGTGCTGAAACACTATACAGTGAGAATTAACTGAAATAcaatggaaaataaatatacactacttttcaaatgtttgtttttaatactaatacttttattcagcaaggatgcattaaactgatcaaaagtgacagtaaagacatttataatgtctataatgaaaaagatttgtatttcaaataagaAAACTTCTTCAAGCTTTCTGTGAATCTGCATCACAGTTTCTACACTTCATTaccagcacaactattttcaactaCTACTAATAAGAAAGGTTTCATGAGAGTgatttcacacttgtagttcggttctcttgggtttttttggtccggacaaaaaaaaaaaaaaaaaataataatacatttaggTCTGGCTCGCTTAGTGTCATTTTTAAGACCAAACCTcaagatacaaaacaaaagaaaaaagtattgtGCGACAgaacttaaaggggacatatcatgaaaatcagactttttccgtgtttaagtgctataatcgggtcctggtgcatctaccaacccagaaaacgtgagaaaggacaacccagtaactttgttttggcaagcctttctctgcaagcatgtgaaaaaatgagcCGCTCAGATTCCGCTCCCCTAGTGacataggaaggggatcttattataatagtactgccccttaatctgcacgtttccacccacgacgccgccattttgttttagCAAGCgaaaacggtgtaccagttctaacgccatggcaaaagtttggcaaacaggtacgctatgtatagtgggcgtccatacgggtttagcacaaaagattaacatgacggcacatgctagttgatgagctgaatcaactccacagcaactacataaatttatccactaaccattcagaaatgtccagtttcattctaaaagttgtaccttcttcctgagtctctccatcagtgtcgac contains:
- the pde6hb gene encoding retinal cone rhodopsin-sensitive cGMP 3',5'-cyclic phosphodiesterase subunit gamma gives rise to the protein MNAAPPAGSALATPASTTGPTTPKKGPPKFKQRQTRTFKSKAPKPGQKGFGDDIPGMEGLGTDITVVCPWEAFGDMELSDLAKYGII